A window from Desulfovibrio subterraneus encodes these proteins:
- a CDS encoding sensor domain-containing diguanylate cyclase, with protein sequence MTVAKTTSPPSSGASSGDNKAAPARRTGIFRAPQGAPASDEECLSALTAESGDFLEHIGKTFTTGALFRLVITEEGERSFTLLTDGFEVLFGVPVASVLADPSAAYRLIHPNDVSEHMNRELQSIAQDDPFASEVRIQSLVSGLRWIQFRAQPGFDTYGNRCLDGILFDVTLHKQVEDQLREMATTDSLTGLANRRHFMQTAEQELHRTERYERPISMLMIDADHFKRVNDTYGHDVGDTVLAALANMMRQSARKQDFVARLGGEEFAVLLPETPQDKAMEMAERLRAKIEANHIETSAGTLRITVSIGVATYRKEDGGINRLLKRADDGLYEAKQSGRNRICCAE encoded by the coding sequence ATGACCGTTGCAAAAACGACCTCGCCCCCCTCTTCCGGCGCTTCATCCGGGGACAATAAGGCCGCACCGGCCCGACGGACCGGGATTTTTCGCGCCCCTCAGGGGGCTCCCGCATCTGATGAGGAATGCCTTTCCGCCCTTACTGCGGAAAGCGGTGATTTTCTGGAACATATCGGCAAAACATTTACCACCGGCGCACTGTTCCGGCTAGTTATCACCGAAGAAGGCGAACGCAGCTTCACCCTTCTCACGGACGGATTTGAAGTTCTGTTCGGCGTGCCTGTGGCCTCGGTTCTCGCCGATCCCAGTGCCGCCTACCGGCTGATCCACCCCAATGATGTGTCAGAGCACATGAATCGTGAACTGCAGAGCATTGCACAGGATGACCCGTTCGCTTCAGAAGTGCGCATCCAGTCTCTTGTCAGCGGACTGCGCTGGATACAGTTTCGCGCCCAGCCCGGGTTTGATACCTACGGCAACCGCTGCCTCGACGGCATTCTGTTCGATGTGACACTCCATAAGCAGGTGGAAGATCAGCTCCGCGAAATGGCAACCACCGACAGTTTGACAGGGCTTGCGAACAGGCGGCACTTCATGCAGACGGCAGAGCAGGAACTGCACAGGACAGAGCGCTACGAGCGCCCCATAAGCATGCTGATGATAGATGCGGACCATTTCAAACGCGTCAACGACACCTATGGTCATGACGTGGGAGACACTGTTCTTGCGGCACTGGCCAACATGATGCGGCAAAGTGCGCGCAAACAGGATTTTGTGGCACGGCTTGGCGGTGAGGAATTCGCCGTGCTGCTGCCGGAAACACCGCAGGACAAGGCCATGGAAATGGCCGAAAGGCTCCGGGCAAAGATTGAGGCAAACCACATTGAAACCAGCGCAGGCACCCTGCGCATCACGGTAAGTATAGGCGTGGCCACCTACAGAAAAGAGGACGGGGGAATAAACCGGCTGCTCAAAAGGGCGGACGACGGACTGTACGAGGCCAAGCAATCCGGACGCAACCGTATCTGTTGCGCAGAATGA
- a CDS encoding response regulator codes for MGKQHSIVIAEDHTLLREGLKSLLHSLPDMTVVGEASDGQAAVEMCDRLRPDMVLMDLSMPRLDGLKATKLIKKRHPDMKVLVLTVHGANEYVYSALAAGADGYMLKDASNEEFSLAIQSVLGGKAYLSPAIAGDVVRGYLGCGGGQADSGWTQLTTREQEIFQLISEGYKNREIADMLVVSVKTVEKHRSNLMQKLDLHSAAELRALALERGMVLRRKEVG; via the coding sequence ATGGGCAAGCAACATTCCATTGTTATCGCAGAAGATCATACCTTGCTCAGAGAAGGGCTTAAATCTCTGCTTCACTCGTTGCCGGACATGACAGTTGTCGGCGAGGCAAGCGACGGACAGGCTGCGGTGGAGATGTGCGACCGGTTGCGTCCGGACATGGTGCTTATGGATCTTTCCATGCCCAGGCTTGATGGTCTGAAGGCGACCAAGCTTATCAAGAAACGGCACCCGGATATGAAGGTGCTTGTGCTGACCGTGCATGGGGCCAACGAATACGTGTATTCAGCATTGGCCGCAGGGGCGGATGGATATATGCTGAAGGATGCCTCAAACGAGGAATTTTCGCTCGCCATACAAAGCGTTCTGGGCGGAAAGGCGTATCTCTCTCCCGCCATTGCGGGGGATGTTGTCCGTGGCTATCTGGGATGTGGCGGAGGACAGGCCGATTCGGGATGGACACAGCTGACAACGCGTGAGCAGGAAATTTTCCAGCTCATTTCAGAAGGCTACAAGAACAGAGAAATAGCCGATATGCTTGTGGTGAGTGTGAAGACGGTAGAAAAACACCGTTCCAACCTCATGCAGAAGCTCGACCTGCACTCCGCTGCCGAGCTCAGGGCGCTTGCACTGGAAAGGGGGATGGTGCTCCGTCGCAAAGAGGTTGGATAG
- a CDS encoding phage regulatory CII family protein, producing the protein MRETVTRITQNMVLGARQSKWVAEQIGKPYPTMMRELNPYDQSAKLGADTLLEIMRVTKDISALEFMAKELGYQLAPMDARRASGLGID; encoded by the coding sequence ATGAGAGAAACTGTAACCCGTATCACGCAGAACATGGTTCTCGGTGCCCGCCAGTCCAAATGGGTGGCCGAGCAGATCGGCAAGCCCTATCCGACCATGATGCGCGAGCTGAATCCTTATGATCAGTCGGCAAAGCTTGGTGCGGACACGCTGCTCGAAATCATGCGGGTAACCAAGGATATCAGTGCCCTGGAATTCATGGCCAAGGAGCTGGGCTACCAGCTTGCTCCCATGGACGCCCGCAGAGCTTCCGGTCTGGGGATTGATTAA
- a CDS encoding bacterioferritin, whose product MADKEKRKKNVIEVLNKARAMELQAISQYMNQHYNLDDKDYGELAAKMKLVAIDEMRHAEAFAERIKELGGEPTTEPTARPEKGQAVQSIFPFDADLEDDTIDQYNQFLLVCRENGDSVSMKIFEQIIEDEQAHYNYFDAIANHINDLGDTYLARIAGTSSATGLQPQGFVLTGKAGA is encoded by the coding sequence ATGGCAGACAAGGAAAAACGCAAGAAAAATGTCATTGAAGTACTGAACAAGGCTCGCGCCATGGAGCTGCAGGCCATCTCGCAGTACATGAACCAGCACTATAATCTGGACGACAAGGACTACGGCGAGCTGGCTGCCAAGATGAAGCTGGTTGCCATTGACGAAATGCGTCATGCGGAAGCTTTTGCCGAACGCATCAAGGAGCTGGGTGGCGAGCCCACCACAGAACCCACCGCGCGCCCCGAAAAGGGACAGGCAGTGCAGTCCATCTTCCCCTTCGACGCCGACCTTGAAGACGACACCATTGACCAGTACAACCAGTTTCTGCTGGTCTGTCGTGAAAATGGCGACAGCGTGAGCATGAAGATCTTCGAACAGATCATCGAAGACGAGCAGGCCCACTACAACTACTTTGACGCCATTGCCAACCACATCAACGACCTTGGCGACACCTACCTTGCCCGTATCGCCGGAACCTCTTCTGCTACAGGCCTGCAGCCGCAGGGCTTTGTTCTTACCGGCAAGGCCGGAGCATAA
- a CDS encoding sensor histidine kinase, whose product MGHGDIDSAVSRSQFLKYAEDLAAIYGLEKQRRSELRQAYEGLADLVHAMSDGAFIANAERNIVEINNAACSLLKTDRTRAIGMPSLSLLRTLPTRSEAGIAPILQAVIQGEEQTFTTDSGKSIRFTPTLMKNGWLLCLLRDVTEEKRIQHLKQDFLGLLSHELRTPLTGILGFAELLMTRTASLETDDAEAIRNIHDSGMRMFKIVDELLKFATLQHERHEMRQEPLQLALLMYGIFEQMGREANKKNISLYLNHDAANPAIICGNSAMLREMFKNVIHNTIIFGKPNGNTVVRILPPANGTITIKVEDDGIGIPDNLLNKVFDSFFQVEGTLSRKHQGLGLGLSIAQLIAGIHGGTIKLESELEQGTTCTISLPLVIHSTPSSSKEVNA is encoded by the coding sequence ATGGGACACGGTGATATCGACAGCGCAGTAAGCCGGTCCCAGTTCCTCAAGTACGCAGAGGATCTTGCAGCCATTTACGGACTGGAAAAACAGCGCAGATCAGAACTCAGGCAGGCATATGAAGGTCTTGCCGATCTTGTTCACGCCATGAGCGACGGCGCGTTCATCGCCAATGCCGAACGGAATATCGTGGAGATCAACAATGCAGCCTGTTCACTGCTTAAAACGGACAGAACCCGGGCTATCGGCATGCCCTCCCTGTCCCTGTTACGCACACTGCCTACACGGTCTGAAGCGGGAATAGCTCCCATACTGCAGGCAGTCATTCAGGGAGAAGAACAGACCTTCACAACAGATTCCGGTAAAAGCATACGGTTTACCCCCACTCTCATGAAAAACGGCTGGCTGCTTTGCCTGCTGCGGGATGTGACGGAAGAAAAACGCATCCAGCACCTCAAGCAGGACTTTCTGGGTCTGCTTTCTCATGAACTCCGCACACCGCTGACCGGCATTCTGGGGTTTGCCGAACTCCTGATGACGCGGACCGCCTCTCTTGAAACAGATGATGCCGAAGCCATACGGAACATCCACGATTCAGGAATGAGAATGTTCAAAATCGTGGATGAACTGCTCAAGTTTGCCACGCTGCAGCACGAGCGCCATGAAATGCGGCAGGAGCCGTTGCAACTGGCCCTGCTCATGTATGGCATATTCGAGCAGATGGGGAGAGAGGCGAATAAAAAGAACATCTCCCTGTATCTTAACCATGATGCCGCCAATCCGGCCATCATCTGCGGCAACTCGGCCATGCTGCGTGAAATGTTCAAGAACGTCATCCACAACACCATAATCTTCGGCAAGCCGAACGGAAACACTGTTGTCCGTATTCTGCCGCCCGCAAACGGCACGATCACCATCAAGGTGGAAGACGACGGCATCGGCATTCCCGACAATTTGCTAAACAAGGTTTTCGACAGCTTTTTTCAGGTGGAAGGAACCCTGAGCAGAAAACATCAGGGCCTGGGACTGGGACTTTCCATCGCGCAACTCATAGCAGGCATCCATGGAGGAACCATAAAGCTGGAAAGTGAACTGGAACAAGGCACTACGTGCACAATATCGCTCCCGCTTGTCATACATTCCACCCCTTCTTCCTCAAAGGAGGTGAACGCATGA
- a CDS encoding flagellar motor protein MotB — translation MKSHLKRLRKRHEEGEEWAVSFADMMTLLMCFFILMVSISAVDIERYEQVAESLGLAMKKTPLDRTRPETGALTDTTTIRTDDMTQTVPDVQSETQPEVPAEMRSNVRQPAVQQSAGQRQAGQSAEQSAEQLAEQPEGQLAGQPAGQQAQVPAHTTPAGGDEDRPVMAEAHEGATSGAAISGAGQEGAAGSGNAALDALMSGLEERLQGAGSAMQIERRANSVAIRLHGPVFFALASAELTQASLPFLDRVAEELKANRLHVSVEGHTDDLPIVSDRFPSNWELSAGRAASVARHLIGQGVDASRLDVRGYAHVRPLVPNLDAHGTPIPGNRELNRRVMIVISSSVLESPVQ, via the coding sequence ATGAAGAGTCACCTGAAACGGCTGCGCAAGCGCCATGAAGAGGGCGAGGAATGGGCCGTGTCATTTGCGGACATGATGACCCTGCTCATGTGTTTTTTCATTCTCATGGTTTCCATCTCCGCCGTGGATATTGAACGGTATGAGCAGGTGGCGGAATCGCTCGGTCTGGCCATGAAGAAAACGCCGCTGGACCGGACAAGGCCGGAAACGGGGGCACTGACCGATACCACGACAATACGGACGGACGACATGACGCAGACGGTACCGGACGTGCAATCTGAAACGCAGCCGGAAGTCCCTGCGGAGATGCGGAGTAACGTTCGGCAACCCGCAGTACAGCAATCCGCAGGACAGCGGCAGGCCGGACAATCGGCCGAACAGTCAGCCGAACAGCTGGCCGAACAGCCTGAAGGACAATTGGCAGGACAACCTGCAGGGCAGCAGGCTCAGGTACCGGCACATACGACTCCGGCCGGAGGTGATGAAGACCGACCTGTCATGGCGGAAGCGCATGAAGGCGCGACCTCGGGAGCCGCTATCTCGGGAGCCGGACAGGAGGGGGCAGCCGGTTCTGGTAATGCAGCGCTTGATGCGCTCATGAGCGGGCTGGAAGAACGCCTGCAGGGCGCGGGTTCGGCCATGCAGATAGAGCGCAGGGCTAATTCCGTTGCAATACGCCTGCATGGTCCCGTATTCTTTGCGCTGGCCAGCGCAGAACTCACGCAGGCATCGTTGCCGTTTCTCGACCGTGTTGCCGAAGAATTGAAGGCGAACAGGCTGCATGTCTCCGTGGAAGGGCATACCGACGATCTGCCCATCGTGTCAGACCGTTTTCCGTCCAACTGGGAGCTTTCAGCAGGGCGGGCGGCCTCCGTTGCACGCCACCTGATAGGGCAGGGAGTGGATGCCTCGCGACTGGACGTGCGCGGTTATGCCCATGTGCGCCCGCTGGTACCCAACCTTGATGCGCACGGCACCCCCATTCCGGGTAACCGCGAACTCAACCGCCGCGTGATGATCGTCATTTCGTCATCGGTTTTGGAAAGTCCGGTCCAGTAA
- a CDS encoding Tim44 domain-containing protein yields MQHQTNHEHRSGSGSRCLLASTLAAFLLTLLVSTAFAQLPASDQYAGDQYTSGQVSNADTFTKLDLPPAERGLLHGLLSGSLIGSLLFNEPFSGIGVADLLVLMVVVLAILRFVRNRITLSPPDQNASRPPADLDAYRKQRNGNTFSRHDDDTDPEHTGKPAPRVHVDIPDEEPNPHLYNRAAQMWGHLQGEEDSEPRRKRSEGLTESQPAKRGEDLLTARDAYQTGAQPDLPASFDKDDFLKGAKMVFTRLQHSWDARDMDDIAQFTTPEVHEEIKQQAAQSPTPSRSELLLVNARILEVKEDEHGLLATVFFDVLMREEREGAQTEQVREIWHFLKSKEYGGMWRLDGIEQVSA; encoded by the coding sequence ATGCAGCATCAAACAAACCACGAACACCGTAGCGGTTCAGGCTCCCGATGCCTGTTGGCCTCCACCCTTGCCGCATTTCTGCTCACCCTTCTCGTATCCACGGCATTCGCCCAGCTCCCCGCCTCTGATCAGTATGCGGGCGACCAGTATACAAGCGGGCAGGTTTCCAATGCCGATACATTCACCAAACTTGATCTTCCTCCTGCCGAGCGGGGCCTTCTGCACGGCCTGCTTTCAGGCTCGCTCATAGGTTCCCTGCTGTTCAACGAACCGTTCTCCGGCATCGGCGTGGCCGACCTGCTGGTGCTGATGGTCGTTGTACTCGCCATACTCCGTTTTGTGCGCAACAGGATAACCCTGAGCCCGCCCGACCAGAACGCCAGCCGCCCTCCGGCAGATCTTGACGCATACAGAAAACAGCGCAACGGCAACACATTCTCCCGACACGATGATGACACTGATCCGGAGCACACCGGCAAGCCTGCGCCACGGGTGCATGTGGATATTCCCGACGAAGAGCCCAATCCGCACCTGTATAACCGTGCCGCACAGATGTGGGGCCACCTGCAGGGAGAGGAAGACTCCGAACCCCGCCGCAAGCGCTCGGAAGGCTTGACAGAATCACAACCCGCCAAACGGGGCGAGGACCTGCTCACCGCACGGGACGCCTATCAGACCGGCGCACAACCCGATCTGCCTGCATCCTTTGACAAGGATGATTTCCTCAAAGGTGCCAAGATGGTGTTCACGCGCCTGCAGCATAGCTGGGACGCCAGAGATATGGACGACATCGCCCAGTTCACCACCCCTGAAGTGCATGAAGAGATCAAACAACAGGCAGCTCAAAGCCCGACCCCTTCCCGTTCGGAGCTGCTGCTCGTGAACGCCCGTATTCTTGAGGTCAAGGAAGACGAACACGGTCTGCTGGCCACTGTTTTCTTTGATGTGCTCATGCGCGAAGAGCGCGAAGGCGCCCAGACAGAACAGGTCCGCGAAATCTGGCACTTCCTCAAGAGCAAGGAATACGGCGGGATGTGGCGGCTGGACGGCATAGAGCAGGTTTCCGCCTGA
- a CDS encoding DUF4198 domain-containing protein — MRRVFPRAALSCLALVAMLWASSANAHFGMVIPGNNAISPETKSTELQVSFSHPFEMVGMDLVKPKAFFVTSAGKKTDLLPTLTETRVMDHQAWKTTYKFARPGVYMFGLEPTPYWEPEEDCFIIHYTKTIIAAFGDESGWDEPMGLKTEIVPMTRPFGNYAGNSFTGQVLRDGKPLPFAEVEVEYYNKDNKFAAPTEYHVTQVVKADANGVFTFACPLAGWWGFAALSTADFQLKAPDGAMKDVEIGAVLWIKLDGWTKK; from the coding sequence ATGAGACGAGTCTTCCCGCGTGCTGCCCTGTCCTGCCTCGCCCTTGTTGCCATGCTGTGGGCATCCTCTGCCAACGCCCACTTCGGCATGGTCATCCCCGGCAACAATGCCATTTCCCCTGAAACAAAATCCACCGAGCTCCAGGTTTCGTTCTCCCACCCGTTCGAGATGGTGGGCATGGACTTGGTCAAACCCAAGGCTTTTTTCGTGACTTCGGCAGGCAAGAAAACCGATCTGCTGCCCACCCTGACCGAGACCAGGGTCATGGACCATCAGGCATGGAAGACCACCTACAAATTTGCCCGCCCCGGTGTGTACATGTTCGGCCTTGAGCCCACCCCCTACTGGGAGCCGGAAGAAGACTGCTTCATCATCCACTACACCAAGACCATCATCGCAGCCTTTGGTGACGAGTCCGGCTGGGACGAGCCCATGGGCCTGAAGACCGAAATCGTTCCCATGACCCGCCCCTTCGGCAACTACGCCGGCAACAGCTTCACCGGCCAGGTGCTTCGTGACGGCAAGCCCCTGCCCTTTGCCGAAGTGGAAGTGGAATATTACAACAAGGACAACAAGTTCGCCGCCCCCACCGAGTATCACGTAACACAGGTGGTCAAGGCAGATGCCAACGGCGTGTTCACCTTTGCCTGCCCCCTTGCCGGCTGGTGGGGCTTTGCCGCTCTCAGCACGGCGGATTTCCAGCTCAAGGCACCCGACGGCGCCATGAAGGACGTGGAAATCGGTGCAGTCCTCTGGATCAAGCTGGACGGCTGGACAAAAAAATAA
- a CDS encoding cyclic nucleotide-binding domain-containing protein, translated as MGDSTQEKTKSFNKGQMIFREGQLNPVAYMVKKGTVSIYRVVNNRKVIVGRMLPGQIFGESAVITGAPFHANAVADDFVDLLVIDQTTLKTLLLKCPGPMQRIVRYLMDRISVLERAVHEQPAPNSFLSICQILELTHKATRPPAPAAKGGDPANVPVPFSYVDFCRNVRNVLLVSQLEIDEVLERLQRLGVMTISEIKSATYRKDVLGNMNVSSEYVQDKHLTLKEPASFMTVARNLSMELPEKTPPCTSELDFIDMQGLAEMVKSTPEILYKKLAQHEIPQNLFFFPADAMREWAQVKGEDFFQRVKRKRLNIDELESVDDLVFVDNNTLRDVFQKIGFHKVLVLYAGAQEETRTKMLGCMSGKIAAMVKEESADRAVDDMELADVEAEAIALVRELKGDGKGAAKEERNADAKGAGK; from the coding sequence ATGGGGGATAGTACGCAAGAGAAGACAAAGTCGTTCAACAAAGGTCAGATGATATTCCGCGAGGGGCAGCTCAACCCCGTGGCATACATGGTCAAAAAGGGAACCGTTTCCATCTACCGCGTGGTGAACAACCGTAAGGTAATTGTCGGGCGCATGCTGCCGGGGCAGATTTTCGGCGAATCAGCCGTCATTACCGGAGCACCCTTTCATGCCAACGCCGTGGCCGATGACTTTGTGGACCTGCTGGTCATTGACCAGACCACACTCAAGACCCTGCTGCTCAAGTGCCCCGGTCCCATGCAGCGCATAGTGCGTTATCTCATGGACCGCATCTCCGTTCTGGAAAGGGCCGTGCACGAGCAGCCCGCGCCCAACAGCTTTCTTTCCATCTGCCAGATTCTCGAACTCACCCACAAGGCGACCCGTCCGCCTGCCCCTGCTGCAAAGGGAGGGGACCCCGCCAATGTTCCCGTGCCGTTCAGCTATGTGGATTTTTGCCGCAACGTGCGCAACGTGCTGCTGGTGAGCCAGCTTGAGATAGACGAGGTACTGGAACGGCTGCAGCGGCTGGGGGTGATGACGATTTCAGAGATAAAGAGCGCAACCTATCGCAAGGATGTGCTCGGCAATATGAATGTGTCGTCCGAATATGTGCAGGACAAGCACCTCACCCTCAAGGAGCCTGCATCTTTCATGACCGTGGCCCGCAACCTGAGCATGGAACTGCCCGAAAAAACGCCGCCCTGCACCAGCGAACTGGATTTCATCGACATGCAGGGCCTTGCCGAGATGGTGAAGAGCACGCCGGAAATTTTATACAAGAAGCTGGCCCAGCACGAGATTCCCCAGAATCTGTTCTTTTTCCCTGCGGATGCCATGCGCGAATGGGCGCAGGTGAAGGGAGAGGATTTCTTCCAGCGGGTGAAGCGCAAGCGGCTCAATATTGATGAGCTGGAGAGCGTGGACGACCTTGTCTTTGTGGACAACAACACCCTGCGCGATGTGTTTCAGAAGATTGGCTTCCACAAGGTGCTGGTGCTCTATGCCGGAGCGCAGGAAGAAACGCGCACGAAGATGCTCGGGTGCATGTCCGGCAAGATCGCGGCCATGGTGAAGGAAGAGTCTGCAGACCGCGCAGTGGATGACATGGAACTGGCGGACGTGGAGGCAGAGGCCATTGCACTTGTCCGTGAACTGAAGGGGGATGGCAAAGGCGCGGCGAAGGAAGAAAGGAACGCGGACGCAAAGGGGGCCGGTAAATGA
- a CDS encoding motility protein A — MNIATVLGFVAGLFILALATFFSTSNIWVFLNPAGLAIVFGGTAAATFICYPVKEVGRTINAFLLALSREELPIGMYIDELVRLAKQASARGAVSLEASLPGMDNFFLRHAVQMLVDGYSRDEINRILDTRIEQHYEQEMSSAGIFRTMARLAPAFGIIGTLIGLIGMMQSMGGDIRALGPAMATALTTTLYGVLFANMLFLPIAIKVEKRIEERVLLMTVIRDGILYIHDRAPAGIVLDKLRAYLPPRRWASIQARPN; from the coding sequence ATGAACATTGCCACTGTTCTCGGGTTTGTTGCCGGTCTGTTCATTCTTGCCCTGGCCACCTTTTTTTCCACATCCAACATATGGGTGTTTCTCAATCCGGCCGGGCTTGCCATTGTTTTCGGCGGCACGGCGGCTGCCACCTTCATCTGTTATCCGGTCAAGGAAGTGGGGCGTACCATAAACGCCTTTCTTCTGGCGCTCAGCCGTGAGGAACTGCCCATAGGCATGTACATCGACGAGCTGGTGCGTCTTGCCAAGCAAGCTTCGGCACGCGGTGCCGTGTCGCTGGAAGCTTCTCTGCCGGGTATGGATAACTTCTTTCTGCGCCACGCCGTGCAGATGCTGGTGGACGGCTACAGCCGCGATGAAATCAACCGGATTCTGGATACCCGCATAGAGCAGCATTACGAGCAGGAAATGTCCTCGGCGGGCATATTCCGCACCATGGCGCGTCTGGCACCTGCCTTCGGAATTATCGGCACACTCATAGGGCTCATCGGCATGATGCAGTCCATGGGAGGGGATATCCGCGCACTCGGCCCTGCCATGGCAACCGCGCTGACCACCACGCTCTACGGGGTGCTGTTCGCCAACATGCTGTTCCTGCCCATAGCCATAAAGGTGGAAAAGCGCATAGAGGAGCGGGTGCTGCTCATGACGGTTATCCGCGACGGCATACTCTACATACACGACCGCGCTCCCGCAGGGATTGTGCTCGACAAACTGCGCGCCTATCTGCCCCCGCGCCGCTGGGCGTCCATTCAGGCCCGGCCCAACTAA
- a CDS encoding PP2C family protein-serine/threonine phosphatase, with translation MTPATMSDRNGLFPPGRLTPPQHLLMRADNLVKLHRLERQMANDLHSGALMQQRFLTPESSARQTFSPCGFDIAVRSLSPHTVAGNFLCARPLGETGAALLLGATAGNTLSAAMLSIRVATLMQSMPIACPGSFLANLHNDLAELLISGTFVTATLAICNDRDMTIANAGQPLPLLMRNGVTTEIKASGIPLGLPLGAGHYANVTVRLQPADRVIFYTDGITTSRDARGERLTQRTLRNWLELYPQIGTQDLLDETVREIQRFTEDTQQRNDMSLVIMEYLGQQA, from the coding sequence ATGACCCCTGCCACCATGTCCGACAGAAACGGCCTGTTTCCCCCCGGCAGACTCACGCCCCCGCAGCACCTGCTCATGCGGGCCGACAATCTGGTAAAGCTGCACCGTCTTGAGCGGCAGATGGCAAACGACCTGCACTCCGGCGCGCTCATGCAGCAACGGTTTCTCACTCCGGAAAGCAGCGCCCGACAAACCTTTTCACCATGCGGATTTGACATCGCCGTTCGCTCTCTGAGCCCGCACACCGTTGCGGGCAATTTTCTATGCGCCCGCCCGCTGGGCGAAACCGGGGCCGCCCTTCTGCTCGGTGCCACCGCAGGCAACACTCTTTCTGCGGCAATGCTTTCCATCCGTGTGGCGACTCTGATGCAATCCATGCCCATTGCCTGCCCGGGCAGCTTTCTGGCAAACCTGCACAACGATCTGGCCGAACTGCTTATCTCCGGCACGTTCGTCACAGCCACTCTGGCCATATGCAACGACAGGGACATGACCATTGCCAATGCAGGCCAACCGCTGCCCCTGCTCATGCGCAACGGCGTAACCACGGAAATCAAGGCATCCGGCATACCGCTCGGCCTGCCCCTCGGGGCCGGACACTACGCCAATGTTACGGTCAGGTTGCAGCCTGCGGACAGGGTCATATTCTACACCGACGGCATTACCACCTCGCGGGATGCACGCGGTGAGCGCCTTACACAACGCACCCTCCGCAACTGGCTTGAGCTGTATCCGCAAATAGGCACGCAGGACCTGCTCGACGAAACAGTCAGAGAGATTCAACGCTTCACCGAAGACACGCAGCAACGCAACGATATGTCATTGGTTATCATGGAGTATCTGGGCCAGCAGGCATAA
- a CDS encoding response regulator, whose product MKTILITEDKLEVRELIKVTLRIGDYSLLEASSGEEAVELARRHTPDLILMDIMMPGTIDGLEATRIIKSDPATRHCKVIILTAKGQQHDVDTGNKAGADAYFIKPFSPLELIQQVEHQLQQETPWDTVISTAQ is encoded by the coding sequence ATGAAGACCATTCTCATCACCGAAGATAAACTGGAAGTCAGGGAACTCATCAAGGTCACCCTGCGCATAGGTGACTACTCCCTGCTTGAGGCTTCCAGCGGCGAAGAGGCGGTGGAACTTGCCCGCCGCCATACACCGGACCTCATACTCATGGACATCATGATGCCGGGGACCATAGACGGGCTGGAGGCAACGCGTATCATTAAATCGGACCCTGCAACCAGACACTGCAAGGTCATCATTCTTACTGCAAAAGGGCAGCAGCATGATGTAGACACCGGAAACAAGGCCGGCGCCGATGCCTATTTCATCAAACCGTTCAGTCCTCTCGAACTGATTCAGCAGGTTGAGCACCAGCTACAGCAGGAGACTCCATGGGACACGGTGATATCGACAGCGCAGTAA
- a CDS encoding response regulator, with the protein MRFLIVEDDFTSRKFMQTILSPYGDCDIAVNGKEALEAFEASLSGEKYDLICLDIMMPEMDGQEALRRMRDIEKSKGIRSTDEVKVVMITALDDPKNVVEAYYKGGATSYVPKPVDRQLFIQLLKNLGVLA; encoded by the coding sequence ATGCGCTTTCTTATTGTCGAAGATGATTTCACCAGTCGCAAATTCATGCAGACCATTCTCTCCCCATATGGGGACTGCGATATAGCCGTTAACGGCAAAGAGGCGCTGGAAGCCTTTGAAGCCTCGCTCTCTGGCGAGAAGTATGATCTCATCTGCCTTGACATCATGATGCCCGAAATGGACGGGCAGGAAGCCCTGCGGCGCATGCGCGACATTGAGAAAAGCAAGGGCATACGCTCCACAGACGAAGTAAAGGTGGTCATGATCACCGCGCTCGATGATCCCAAGAATGTGGTGGAAGCCTATTACAAAGGCGGGGCAACCTCATATGTGCCCAAGCCGGTGGACAGGCAGCTTTTCATCCAGTTGCTCAAGAATCTCGGCGTACTTGCCTGA